Genomic segment of Candidatus Magasanikbacteria bacterium RIFOXYB2_FULL_38_10:
TTGGTGTTGGCGTGTATTTGTGGCAGAGCTCCATTGTAAAAGAAGGTAAAAAAGAGCAAGAAAATATTGTAAATAAAACATTATTGCAACAAAATAAATTGTTGCAAGAGGCTATGCTTTTACAAAAAGACACTCAAGCTCAATTGGAAAAAATTAAAAATAATGAAATCGACTTAAATACTGTTAAAATAGGGGATAAGTTGGCTAACGGAATGACAGTTGGCAATATCCTTAAAGAAGGAGAAAAAAAATTTGTTGAATTTACCGGCAGTATTGTTGTCTCCGGAGATTTTAATTATTTTAATTTAAAAAAATCTGACGATCCCTTTTCTGCTTATTATGGAAAGATTTGTTTACAGCCGGATAAAGAATCCTTAATAAAAATTCCTAAAATTGAGAGTGAATCAATCCCCCTTTGTTTTTCTAATGTTGATATTGCTAAAAATCGTTTTGGTCCGCCCGGCAACCAAGGGAAAGCTATCGTAGCTATAGACAATTTTCGTTTGCGTTTAGGCGACGCCTTTCCCTTTGACGAGGCGGAATTAATTAAAACAATAGAAATTATTAAGTAATTTATTTTATGCAAATAACCATCAAGGCTACGGGCATTGAATTAACTCAAGCCATTACTAATTATGTAAATGAAAAAATCGGGGGATTGGAAAAATATTTAAAAAGATTGGATCAGGGATCCGTAGAGGCTAGAGTAGAAGTTGGAAAAATAACCAAACATCATAACAAAGGAGACATTTTTAGAGCCGAAATAAATTTAACCGTACCGGGTAAGGTTTTGCGAGCAGAAGAAGAGAATTCCAATCTTTATGCCGCTATAGATTTAATGCATGATGAAATTAAAAGACAGATTGTTTCTTTTAAGGAAAAGGGTATTGAAAAAAATGTGCGTCAGGCTAGAAAAAGCGAGGAATAAAATTATTATGTCTATTTTAACTAAAATTTTCGGCAATCCTAACGCCAGGGAAGTTAAAAATGTCCTGCCTATAATTGAGGAAATAAACAGTTTAGAAAAGGCCTTAGAAAATCTTTCCTTGGAACAATTAAAAGATAAAACCCGCGAATTTAAAGAAAGGTTAAGCAAAGGCGAAGCTTTAGATAGTATTTTACCCGAAGCTTTTGCCGTTGTGCGTGAAGCGGCTAAAAAAATTATTGGCCAGCGCCATTATGATGTCCAGCTTATTGGTGGTATCTTTTTGCATCGCGGTAATATTGCGGAAATGCGCACTGGTGAAGGTAAAACTTTAACTGCCACAGCCGCTGTTTATCTTAATGCTTTAACAGGCAGGGGTGTGCATGTGGTGACGGTTAATGATTATCTAGCCAAACGCGATGCGGTCTGGATGGGTCAAATTTATCATGCCCTTGGTTTAACTGTTTCTTGTATTCAACAACAGACTATTTCTTATATTTACGAACCCGGGTTTCAAGAAAATTCCGTTAGTCAAGCCATCAATCTTGATACTGCCAAAACAGAAGCCCAGCCAGAGAGTGAGCAAGTTTTGGTTAAAGTTGAGCCCTCTCACTTGCGTCCCTGCTCACGCAAGGAGGCCTACGCTTGTGATATTCTTTATGGCACCAATAATGAATTTGGTTTTGATTATTTGCGTGATAACATGGCCACCAATCTTAGGGAAATGGTGCAGCGTGATTTGCATTATGCCATTGTTGATGAAGTGGATTCCATTTTAGTTGATGAGGCCAGGACCCCGCTTATTATTTCCGCTCCGGCCGAAGAAGCTACGGAAAAATATTATAAATTTGCCGATTTGGTCAGGCGTTTAAAAGAAAATGAAGATTACAATATTGATGAGAAAATGCGCAGTGCCACTTTAACAGAGGCCGGTATTAACAAAATGGAAGAGTGGCTGGGCGTGGGCAATATTTATGCCGAAGGCGGCGTGCAAACTGTTCATCATATAGAACAGGCTCTGAAAGCTCAAACTTTATTTAAAAAGGATAAAGATTATGTAGTTAAGGACGGCGAAATTATTATTGTTGATGAATTTACCGGTCGTCTTATGTTTGGTAGGCGTTATAGCGAGGGATTGCATCAGGCCATAGAAGCTAAAGAAGGAGTGGACATTCAACGCGAAAGCCAAACGCTGGCCACCATTACTTTTCAAAATTATTTTAGAATGTATGAGAAGCTTTCCGGTATGACCGGTACGGCTGCCACTGAAGCAGAAGAGTTTGCCAAAATTTATAATTTGGAAGTGGTGGAAATTCCCACCAACAAAGAAATGGTAAGGCGTGATTTGTCCGATAGGATTTATAAAAATGAAACGGGCAAATTTACGGCGGTAGTTAGGGAAGTAAAAGAACGTTATCAAAAAGGTCAGCCGGTTTTGATTGGTACTATTTCCATTGAAAAAAATGAGGCTTTGAGTGAGGCCTTGGCCAAAGAAGGCGTACCGCATCAAATTTTAAATGCCAAAAATCATGAAAGGGAAGCGGAAATTATTTCCCAGGCCGGTCGGCTTAGCGCCGTCACTTTGGCTACCAATATGGCAGGCCGCGGTGTAGATATTATTTTGGGTGGCAATCCGTCCAATCCCGAGGAGGCTAAAAAAGTGCGTGAACTGGGCGGTTTGCACGTGCTTGGCACGGAACGTCATGAATCCAGGCGTATAGATAATCAACTACGCGGTCGTTCCGGACGCCAAGGTGATCCGGGATCTTCTCAATTTTATGTTTCTTTAGAAGATGATTTAATGCGTATTTTTGGTTCGGAAAGAATTAAAAAGATGATGGACTTTTTAAAGATTCCCGAAGATATGCCGATTGAAAATAAAATGATTTCCAAATCTTTGGAATCAGCTCAGCATAAAGTTGAAGGGCATAATTTTGATATTCGCAAGCATTTGTTGGATTACGATGACGTAATTAATAAACATCGCACGGTTATTTACAAAAAACGTCGTGAAATTTTGGATGAATATGAGAAAGAAAAGGAAATTATTTTGAAAGGAGAACCGGTTGAAGAAACGCCGGAAACTTTGCGCGGGAAGATTTTGGACATGGTGGAAAAGGAAATTGAGCAGTTTGTTTATTATCATACTGCTGCCACAGTGGGTGGTGATTGGAATGTTAAAGAAATTATTGAAACAGCCTCTACAATTTTTATTTTAACAGATGCTGAAAAAGCGGAATTATTAAAAATGGGCGGCACTACTGAAGGACGGTTAGAAGAGGCGGAAGAAAGAACCAAAATTATAGAATTTTTGGTGGAATTGTCTAAAAAAAGATTTGCCGAGATGGAAAAGGAAATTAATAATCCGGAATTGGCCTTAGAGATTAAAAAAGGAATTTTACTGCGTGCCATTGATACTTTGTGGGTGGATCACTTGGTGGCCATTGATTATTTGCGAGCGGGGATTGGCCTGCGCGGTTATGGTCAAAGAGATCCGTTGGTGGAATATAAAAGGGAGGCTTATAGATTATTTAATGAATTAGTCAGCTTGATTCAAAAAGAAGTTGTTTACAGTATTTATAAAGTGACGATTGGCGTAAAATTGGCCCCTTCGTTAATGCAACGCCAAGGTGTGCAACTCTCTGGTGCCCAAAAAGAAGCCGGCACTACAGGCGGGGCGTTGGTTAGAAAAAAAGAATTTGCCGAGGATGGGAGCGGCCACAAAATTGGCCGCAACGATTCTTGTCCGTGCGGAAGTGGGAAGAAGTATAAGCGCTGTCACGGAGCGTAAGATTTAATAGAAAATTATCAACTTGTCAAAATTAAGCTTTTGTTTTATAATGCTTTCACCTTTAATTTAACTTAAAATTAGCGGTAGAAATTTTTTTTCCGCTTAGAATGATAAAATATGGGACTTCGTGATATTCGCGTCACTAATTCAATTCCACGTCAGCGTATTAAATGGGGGACGGTTGGCGTAATAGTTTTATTGGTTTTTACCGCTCTTTTCTCATTTCCTCATGTCTATAATCAATCTTCAGATTGGTTTAAAGATAAAACCAAAATAAATTTAGGCCATTTTCCTTGGGTCGTGCCTTTTCATTTAGGCTTGGATTTACAAGGCGGTACTCATTTGGTTTACGAAGCTGATGTCACTAAAATTTCTTCGGGCAGCCAAAACGACGCTGTTCAAGGTGTGCGTGATGTTATTGAACGCCGCGTTAATGCTTTAGGTGTTTCTGAACCAGTGGTACAAACAGATAGAACTGGCAGTTCTTGGCGCGTTATTGTGGAGCTGGCCGGTATTAAAGATGTTAATCAGGCTATTAAGATGATTGGCGAAACACCTATTTTGGAATTTAAAGAAGAAATCTCTGTCACTGCCGCCTCTATTACCGATGAGGAGAAAAAAGCAATTGCCACCTTTAATAAAGATGCAGAGAAAAAAGCTAGCTCTGTTTTAAAAGAAGCCTTGGCTTCTAATGCGGATTTTTCCGCCTTGGCCAAAAAATACAGTGAAGATCCTGGCAGTGCTCAAAATGGCGGTAATTTGGGTTGGTTTCCCGCGGGTGCAATGGTTAAACCTTTTGAAGACGCTGTAAAATCTTTAAAGATTAATCAAACTACTTATAAATTAGTTAAGAGCGATTTTGGTTTTCATATAATCAAAAAAACAGGTGAAAGAGAAACAGAAAAAGATGGTCAAAAAATTAAAGAATACGAAGCCAGTCACATTTTGATTAAAACCAAAAGCGAAACTGATTACGCCCCAGCTGATAAGTGGCAAATTACCGGTTTAAACGGCCAGCAATTAACTAGAGCTACCGTGCAATTTGATCCTAATTCCGGTATGCCCACTGTGGCTTTGGAATTTAATGACGAGGGCAAAAAATTATTTGGTGACATTACAGAGCGTAATGTAAATAAACAAGTGGCTATATTTTTAGATGGCTCGGCCATCAGTTCTCCTGTGGTGCGGGAAGCCATTACCGATGGCAAGGCTGTAATTTCCGGTGATTTCACTATTGCCGAAGCCAAGCTTTTAGCCCAGCGTCTTAATGCCGGTGCTTTGCCAGTGCCAATTACTTTAATTAGTCAGCAAACAATCGGTGCCAGTCTAGGCATGAACTCCTTGGAAAGGAGTTTGTTTGCCGGTCTTATCGGTTTTGCGGCTGTGGTTTTGTTCATGCTTTTGTTTTATCGCTTACCCGGATTATTGGCGGCTGTCGCTTTAATTCTTTATACTTTCATCACATTAGCCGTCTTTAAGATGATTCCGGTTACCTTATCTTTGGCCGGTATTGCCGGTTTCATTCTTTCTATCGGTATGGCTGTTGATGCCAATGTTTTAATTTTTGAACGCACTAAAGAAGAATTACGCCGCGGACTTTCCATTACCCAGGCTTTAAATGAGGGTTTTGCCCGCGCCTGGCTTTCCATTCGCGACTCCAACGCTTCCAGTTTGATTACTTGTTTAATTTTGATGTGGTTTGGCACTAGCGTGGTTAAAGGTTTTGCCATTACTTTGGCTATTGGTATTTTAATTAGTATGTTCTCTGCCATTACCGTCACCAGAATTTTGTTGCATTTTGTGGGACCTTGGATTAAAAATCCGCGCTGGTTTTTGGGTGGAAAAAAAATAAATCAATAAAGATATGACCAACTTCAATCTAGTTAAAAACAAAAATTACTTTTTAATTTTTTCGGGCATCTTAATTGCGACAAGTCTTACCGCCCTTTTAATGTGGGGTTTAAAACCCGGCTTAGATTTTACCGGCGGATCCTTATTAGAAGTGCAGTTTAAAGGAAGCGTTCCCACTAGCCAAATTGTGGAGCAAAAAATATCTTCTTTAACAGAAAAACCATTGATTATTCCTACAGATAATCAAGGTTTCATCATTAAAATGAAAGCGGTGGATGAGCAAAAACATCAACAAATTCTGGTTTCTTTAAATGAATTGTCTGCCGAAGGGTTGCAAGAAAAACGTTTTGAAATGATTGGTCCTACCGTCAGCTCCGAATTGCGCACCAAGTCTTTTATGGCGATTGTGTTTGTTTTATTGGCTATTATTGCCTATATTGCTTTTGCTTTTCGCAAAGTCAGCCGTCCCATCAGTTCTTGGAAATATGGTGTCTGCGCCGTGCTGGCTCTGTTTCATGATGTAATTATTCCTACCGGAGTTTTTGCCGCCCTGGGTCATTTCTTAGGTGTGGAAGTAGATACTTTATTTGTGACAGCCTTGCTTACTGTTTTGGGCTTTTCCGTGCATGACACCATTGTGGTTTTTGATAGAATTAGAGAAAATTTGTTAAAATTTCCTCGTGAAACTTTTGATGAGGTGGTTAACAGAAGCGTTAATCAAACTTTTGTGCGTTCCATTAACACCTCTTTAACCGTGCTCTTGGTTTTGCTTGCTACCTTTTTCTTTGGCGGAGAATCAGTTAAATATTTCGTTTTGACCTTAATTGTCGGCGTGGTTTTTGGTACTTATTCTTCTATTTTTATTGCCAGCCCTCTTTTGGTTA
This window contains:
- a CDS encoding preprotein translocase subunit SecA, with the translated sequence MMSILTKIFGNPNAREVKNVLPIIEEINSLEKALENLSLEQLKDKTREFKERLSKGEALDSILPEAFAVVREAAKKIIGQRHYDVQLIGGIFLHRGNIAEMRTGEGKTLTATAAVYLNALTGRGVHVVTVNDYLAKRDAVWMGQIYHALGLTVSCIQQQTISYIYEPGFQENSVSQAINLDTAKTEAQPESEQVLVKVEPSHLRPCSRKEAYACDILYGTNNEFGFDYLRDNMATNLREMVQRDLHYAIVDEVDSILVDEARTPLIISAPAEEATEKYYKFADLVRRLKENEDYNIDEKMRSATLTEAGINKMEEWLGVGNIYAEGGVQTVHHIEQALKAQTLFKKDKDYVVKDGEIIIVDEFTGRLMFGRRYSEGLHQAIEAKEGVDIQRESQTLATITFQNYFRMYEKLSGMTGTAATEAEEFAKIYNLEVVEIPTNKEMVRRDLSDRIYKNETGKFTAVVREVKERYQKGQPVLIGTISIEKNEALSEALAKEGVPHQILNAKNHEREAEIISQAGRLSAVTLATNMAGRGVDIILGGNPSNPEEAKKVRELGGLHVLGTERHESRRIDNQLRGRSGRQGDPGSSQFYVSLEDDLMRIFGSERIKKMMDFLKIPEDMPIENKMISKSLESAQHKVEGHNFDIRKHLLDYDDVINKHRTVIYKKRREILDEYEKEKEIILKGEPVEETPETLRGKILDMVEKEIEQFVYYHTAATVGGDWNVKEIIETASTIFILTDAEKAELLKMGGTTEGRLEEAEERTKIIEFLVELSKKRFAEMEKEINNPELALEIKKGILLRAIDTLWVDHLVAIDYLRAGIGLRGYGQRDPLVEYKREAYRLFNELVSLIQKEVVYSIYKVTIGVKLAPSLMQRQGVQLSGAQKEAGTTGGALVRKKEFAEDGSGHKIGRNDSCPCGSGKKYKRCHGA
- a CDS encoding protein-export membrane protein SecD, whose product is MGLRDIRVTNSIPRQRIKWGTVGVIVLLVFTALFSFPHVYNQSSDWFKDKTKINLGHFPWVVPFHLGLDLQGGTHLVYEADVTKISSGSQNDAVQGVRDVIERRVNALGVSEPVVQTDRTGSSWRVIVELAGIKDVNQAIKMIGETPILEFKEEISVTAASITDEEKKAIATFNKDAEKKASSVLKEALASNADFSALAKKYSEDPGSAQNGGNLGWFPAGAMVKPFEDAVKSLKINQTTYKLVKSDFGFHIIKKTGERETEKDGQKIKEYEASHILIKTKSETDYAPADKWQITGLNGQQLTRATVQFDPNSGMPTVALEFNDEGKKLFGDITERNVNKQVAIFLDGSAISSPVVREAITDGKAVISGDFTIAEAKLLAQRLNAGALPVPITLISQQTIGASLGMNSLERSLFAGLIGFAAVVLFMLLFYRLPGLLAAVALILYTFITLAVFKMIPVTLSLAGIAGFILSIGMAVDANVLIFERTKEELRRGLSITQALNEGFARAWLSIRDSNASSLITCLILMWFGTSVVKGFAITLAIGILISMFSAITVTRILLHFVGPWIKNPRWFLGGKKINQ
- a CDS encoding protein-export membrane protein SecF; translation: MTNFNLVKNKNYFLIFSGILIATSLTALLMWGLKPGLDFTGGSLLEVQFKGSVPTSQIVEQKISSLTEKPLIIPTDNQGFIIKMKAVDEQKHQQILVSLNELSAEGLQEKRFEMIGPTVSSELRTKSFMAIVFVLLAIIAYIAFAFRKVSRPISSWKYGVCAVLALFHDVIIPTGVFAALGHFLGVEVDTLFVTALLTVLGFSVHDTIVVFDRIRENLLKFPRETFDEVVNRSVNQTFVRSINTSLTVLLVLLATFFFGGESVKYFVLTLIVGVVFGTYSSIFIASPLLVMWNRLNKKVAVRR
- a CDS encoding ribosomal subunit interface protein; this translates as MQITIKATGIELTQAITNYVNEKIGGLEKYLKRLDQGSVEARVEVGKITKHHNKGDIFRAEINLTVPGKVLRAEEENSNLYAAIDLMHDEIKRQIVSFKEKGIEKNVRQARKSEE